The sequence ACTGCTCCTCAATGCCCCCATAGTTAGCAGCTTAACCCCCAACTCCTGGGCACTGACCTCAGTCAATGCTCCCCAATTGATCCTAGGAAGACCATACACAACCCTCTTTCTTCGCTTTCTCCTAATCTCCAAATCCTTGACCATGAGCCTATGCTGGGTCGTGAGGTTCTCACTTGGGATGACCTTGTAATCCATGCACATACCACTATCCGACTTTCTGAGTAGTAGATAATCAATCTGGGTCCTGGCTGCCGAACTCTGAATAGTAACCAAGTGCTCCTCCTTGTTCGGGAAACTCGAGTTAGCAATTACCAAATCAAATGCCTTAGCAAAATCCAGCAGTGAAGTTCCTCCTCCATTCTTAACTCCAAAATCGAAGCCTCAGTGCACAGAATCAGCCATTGATGCTGCTTATATTACACTTTTGGGTGCAATCTTTTTCCGAATCCTATATGAACGGGGATATTTCATACACGGAGCTTCCCTCGCCATCAATATAAAACACCAAGTCCCGATGAAATTGGCCCAATGTCTGTTTATGTCCCGTAGAAAAAGCTCAAGCTTTGTTGGACATGACTTTACATTACACTTAGAATGAAAATGAACCACAATTGACTTGCCAAAGTCTTCCTTCTTTGGACAAACTCTGCCACTCATAAACTAATTAAAAGGACAGCGCAGTGTACTAAGCTCTCATTATGTGCGAGATTCGAGGAAGGGCCGGATCACAGGGGTCTATTGTATGCAAGCTTACTctgtatttctgcaagagactgtttccaTAGCTCGAACCCATAATCTCCTGGttacatgacaacaactttaccagttacgtcaaGGCTTCCCTTGcacttaaaaattaattaataaatcaaaatctACATGTGAAAACTGAAGAAAATGACATACTTCTATCATATCATTGAATTAGCCCCTTGTTGAAATGGTCCAAATTATTTCCGCCCACAACttgagttagaaaaaaaaaaacagaaaaaggcCAAATTTTCAAGCGCCTTTCTTTAATGTATGCCATGGCTCTCTTATCTTCTAGAGATAAGATCTATTTTATTAGTTTATCTTCTCAAAAAATTTCTTTCAGACCAACTTATCAACAATGAGCCATCTAGAAATGGCACCAGGTAGCCAATTTTAAGGGTATCATCAAAAATATATTcagtttttaaaaattataaaaagtttATTCAGATTTGATAAATTTCAGATCATTCCTCCTTCAGATCAATCTTCAAACATTTCAAATCCAAGGTTTGGAACTTAGGTCTAAAGTTTAATTTTGAGAGCGCTAAATTTTAAGTACTTCATAAAATTTGATTATGTTTTAAATAGCGGTTCTACGGGGATAATTTGTGCATTTCAACCTTAAAAATTGTACGGGGCGACCAAATATTTAACCTATatccattttttttaaacttttaacttgtactcactttttaaataacttcagccctcTTTCTCCTCCTCTTTCTCCATCACCATCACCTGCCCCCTTTCTCCTTCTCCATCACTATCACCGGACTAGAGAGAAAAAGGTCACTATCTCAATTATTAAATAAACATTGACTTCAACATATGAGAAACTCAAAATTCTCCTACAAACTCACTTACAATCTGTTAGAAAGAATAAGGCAATATAAGAgattttaaaaaaagagagaaatgaaGCATGTTTAATTTGTCATCT is a genomic window of Nicotiana tabacum cultivar K326 chromosome 16, ASM71507v2, whole genome shotgun sequence containing:
- the LOC142170502 gene encoding uncharacterized protein LOC142170502 produces the protein MAREAPCFDFGVKNGGGTSLLDFAKAFDLVIANSSFPNKEEHLVTIQSSAARTQIDYLLLRKSDSGMCMDYKVIPSENLTTQHRLMVKDLEIRRKRRKRVVYGLPRINWGALTEVSAQELGVKLLTMGALRSSGDASGMWTATANCIREATREILGYRRALLVAAKGTSGGALSSKVHVLKLSNLMERQ